Proteins from a genomic interval of Microbacterium imperiale:
- a CDS encoding NAD(P)-dependent oxidoreductase, with protein sequence MARIAVIGGTGYAGSHIVAEAVSRGHTAVSVARKLPADRVDGATYIEGTLLDVPALVEQLDGVDVVVLAVAPRGDMQGQVRPNTALLVTALPENVRVGVVGGAGGSLVAPGGPRLIDSGFPEEFKDEALEAIGVLEDLQADATGRDWFFIHPAGGFGSFNPGERTGSYRDGGDVLVTDENGDSFISGPDFAIAVLDEIENPRHVRERFTVGY encoded by the coding sequence ATGGCTCGCATCGCCGTCATCGGAGGCACCGGATACGCCGGCAGCCACATCGTCGCCGAGGCCGTCTCGCGCGGTCACACCGCCGTCTCGGTGGCACGGAAGCTGCCGGCCGACCGCGTCGACGGCGCCACGTACATCGAGGGCACGCTGCTCGACGTTCCGGCGCTCGTCGAGCAGCTCGACGGGGTGGATGTCGTCGTCTTGGCCGTCGCTCCGCGCGGCGACATGCAGGGGCAGGTGCGGCCGAACACGGCGCTGCTGGTGACGGCACTGCCCGAGAACGTCCGTGTCGGGGTCGTCGGCGGTGCCGGTGGCAGTCTCGTCGCCCCCGGGGGCCCGCGACTGATCGACAGCGGCTTCCCCGAGGAGTTCAAGGACGAGGCGCTCGAGGCGATCGGGGTCCTCGAGGACCTGCAGGCTGACGCCACCGGACGCGACTGGTTCTTCATCCATCCCGCCGGCGGCTTCGGCTCGTTCAACCCGGGCGAGCGCACGGGCAGCTACCGGGACGGGGGAGACGTGCTCGTCACCGACGAGAACGGCGACTCGTTCATCTCGGGCCCCGATTTCGCGATCGCGGTGCTCGACGAGATCGAGAACCCGCGGCACGTCCGCGAGCGGTTCACCGTCGGCTACTGA
- a CDS encoding ABC transporter ATP-binding protein — protein sequence MASVTFDNATRLYPGGTRPAVDKLNLEVGDGEFLVLVGPSGCGKSTSLRMLAGLEEVNSGSIRIGDRDVTDVPPKDRDIAMVFQNYALYPHMTVAENMGFALKIAGVGKEERAQRVLEAAKLLDLEQYLTRKPKALSGGQRQRVAMGRAIVRQPQVFLMDEPLSNLDAKLRVQTRTQIASLQRRLGVTTVYVTHDQTEALTMGDRIAVLKDGLLQQVGTPRDLYEKPNNVFVAGFIGSPAMNLFPADLADGGVRFGSEVVPLDRDTVGRAHGSQVTVGVRPEDIEVGPADGRGLPVQVDLVEELGADGYLYGHTDVSGKRVDIVARVDGRNHPNAGQTVTLAAKPGHVHAFDLETGDRLNDKAIASA from the coding sequence ATGGCGTCCGTCACTTTCGACAACGCAACCCGCCTGTACCCCGGGGGCACCCGTCCCGCGGTCGACAAGCTCAACCTCGAGGTGGGCGACGGCGAGTTCCTCGTCCTGGTCGGCCCCTCCGGCTGCGGTAAGTCCACCTCGCTGCGCATGCTCGCCGGTCTCGAAGAGGTCAACTCGGGCAGCATCCGCATCGGCGACCGCGACGTCACCGACGTCCCGCCGAAGGACCGTGACATCGCGATGGTCTTCCAGAACTACGCGCTGTACCCGCACATGACCGTCGCCGAGAACATGGGCTTCGCCCTGAAGATCGCCGGCGTCGGCAAGGAAGAGCGCGCTCAGCGCGTGCTCGAGGCCGCCAAGCTGCTCGACCTGGAGCAGTACCTGACCCGCAAGCCGAAGGCCCTCTCGGGTGGTCAGCGTCAGCGTGTCGCCATGGGTCGCGCCATCGTGCGTCAGCCCCAGGTGTTCCTCATGGACGAGCCGCTGTCGAACCTCGACGCCAAGCTCCGCGTCCAGACGCGCACCCAGATCGCGTCGCTGCAGCGTCGCCTGGGCGTCACCACGGTCTACGTCACGCACGACCAGACCGAGGCGCTCACGATGGGCGACCGCATCGCGGTGCTCAAGGACGGCCTCCTGCAGCAGGTGGGCACGCCCCGCGACCTGTACGAGAAGCCGAACAACGTGTTCGTCGCCGGCTTCATCGGCTCGCCGGCGATGAACCTCTTCCCGGCAGACCTCGCCGACGGCGGCGTCCGCTTCGGTTCGGAGGTCGTCCCGCTCGACCGCGACACCGTCGGTCGTGCGCACGGCAGCCAGGTCACCGTGGGCGTGCGTCCCGAGGACATCGAGGTCGGCCCCGCCGACGGCCGCGGCCTGCCCGTGCAGGTCGACCTGGTCGAAGAGCTCGGCGCTGACGGCTACCTCTACGGCCACACCGATGTCAGCGGCAAGCGCGTCGACATCGTCGCGCGCGTCGACGGCCGCAACCACCCGAACGCGGGCCAGACCGTGACGCTTGCCGCCAAGCCCGGCCACGTCCACGCGTTCGACCTCGAGACCGGCGACCGTCTGAACGACAAGGCCATCGCCTCGGCCTGA
- a CDS encoding glycogen/starch/alpha-glucan phosphorylase — protein sequence MTATHPLALAPVSSPPATVDGFVREFLVNLNLERGVALSSATETDKYLALASTVRDYLVARWLEDQRRQRADQSKAVCYLSAEYLLGRQLDNNLLASGLTDIATQALAACGIDIDSMRAHEVEPGLGNGGLGRLAACFIDSLATLSVPSIGYGIRYEYGIFRQVFRDGQQIEKPDAWLALGSPWEFRHPEAAQTVSFAGHTETYDDDGVLRSRWVPAWSVRAVPYNYMVPGYQNGRVNTLRLWSAEATKAFDLRTFNSGDYVEAVRAQTFAENISKVLYPEDSTPQGKELRLQQQYFFVAASIADYMSKVLPEDFDLTKLPDRVIFQLNDTHPVIAVPEMMRVLVDERKLDWDAAWAITQKCFAYTCHTLLPEALEVWSVDLLGRLLPRHLEIIYRINDEFLLAVRERFGDDERRLRDMSIISENPASVRMAYLATVAGAKVNGVAELHSQLLREKVLHDFDEMMPEKFTNVTNGVTPRRFMRLANPELSELITAALGTGWLTDLERLRELESYAEDADFRAAFAGVKAANKRRLNEVLLARDGFAIADDHLLDVMVKRLHEYKRQMLKVLHIVTLYERVVSGRVAASDLQPRTFIFGAKAAPGYAMAKRVIHLINAVGSVVNSDPRLEGRLKVVFPPNYNVTLAERVIPAADLSEQISLAGKEASGTGNMKFALNGALTIGTDDGANVEIRELVGDDNFFLFGMSEPEVEELWARGYRPGEFAQADDELRRALDLISSGVFSGGDRSTFEPIVSNLLYDDRFMVLADYTSYIAAQERVDAAYADRDAWTRSAILNVARTGFFSSDRSIRDYIDRIWHAQPVR from the coding sequence CTGACGGCGACGCATCCGCTGGCTCTGGCCCCGGTGAGCTCACCGCCGGCCACCGTTGACGGCTTCGTGCGCGAGTTCCTGGTCAATCTGAACCTCGAACGCGGCGTCGCACTGTCGTCGGCCACCGAGACCGACAAGTACCTGGCACTGGCGTCGACCGTGCGCGACTACCTCGTCGCGCGCTGGCTCGAGGACCAGCGGAGGCAGCGCGCCGACCAGAGCAAGGCCGTCTGCTACCTCTCGGCCGAGTACCTGCTCGGACGCCAGCTCGACAACAACCTCCTGGCATCGGGCCTGACCGACATTGCGACCCAGGCCCTCGCGGCGTGCGGCATCGACATCGACTCGATGCGTGCTCACGAGGTCGAGCCGGGCCTCGGCAACGGCGGTCTCGGGCGTCTGGCGGCGTGCTTCATCGATTCGCTCGCCACCCTGAGCGTGCCGAGCATCGGCTACGGCATCCGCTACGAGTACGGCATCTTCCGGCAGGTGTTCCGCGACGGTCAGCAGATCGAGAAGCCCGACGCCTGGCTGGCGCTCGGCTCGCCGTGGGAGTTCCGTCACCCCGAGGCAGCGCAGACGGTGTCGTTCGCCGGACACACCGAGACGTACGACGACGACGGCGTGCTGCGCTCGCGCTGGGTGCCGGCGTGGAGCGTTCGGGCGGTGCCCTACAACTACATGGTCCCGGGCTATCAGAACGGCCGCGTCAACACGCTTCGCCTGTGGAGCGCCGAGGCTACGAAGGCCTTCGACCTGCGCACGTTCAACAGCGGCGACTACGTCGAGGCGGTGCGCGCGCAGACCTTCGCCGAGAACATCTCGAAGGTGCTCTACCCCGAGGACTCCACCCCGCAGGGCAAGGAGCTGCGCCTGCAGCAGCAGTACTTCTTCGTCGCGGCGTCCATCGCCGACTACATGTCGAAGGTGCTGCCCGAGGACTTCGATCTGACGAAGCTGCCCGATCGCGTGATCTTCCAGCTCAACGACACGCATCCCGTCATCGCGGTTCCCGAGATGATGCGGGTGCTGGTCGACGAGCGCAAGCTCGACTGGGATGCCGCGTGGGCCATCACCCAGAAGTGCTTCGCGTACACGTGCCACACGCTTCTGCCCGAGGCGCTGGAGGTCTGGTCGGTCGATCTGCTGGGACGCCTGCTGCCGCGTCACCTCGAGATCATCTACCGCATCAACGACGAGTTCCTCCTCGCGGTGCGCGAGCGCTTCGGCGACGACGAACGCCGTCTGCGCGACATGTCGATCATCTCGGAGAACCCCGCGTCGGTGCGCATGGCGTACCTCGCGACGGTCGCGGGCGCGAAGGTCAACGGCGTCGCGGAGCTGCACTCGCAGCTGCTGCGCGAGAAGGTGCTGCACGACTTCGACGAGATGATGCCCGAGAAGTTCACGAACGTCACGAACGGCGTGACGCCGCGCCGGTTCATGCGCCTGGCCAACCCCGAGCTCTCCGAGCTCATCACCGCGGCGCTCGGCACCGGCTGGCTCACCGACCTCGAGCGGTTGCGCGAGCTCGAGTCGTACGCCGAGGACGCCGACTTCCGTGCCGCCTTCGCCGGCGTGAAGGCCGCCAACAAGCGCCGCCTGAACGAGGTGCTGCTCGCCCGCGACGGCTTCGCGATCGCCGACGACCACCTGCTCGACGTGATGGTCAAGCGCCTGCACGAGTACAAGCGGCAGATGCTCAAGGTGCTGCACATCGTGACCCTCTACGAGCGGGTCGTGTCGGGCCGGGTCGCGGCGTCCGACCTGCAGCCGCGCACCTTCATCTTCGGAGCCAAGGCGGCGCCCGGGTACGCGATGGCCAAGCGGGTCATCCACCTCATCAACGCCGTCGGCTCGGTCGTCAACAGCGACCCGCGCCTCGAGGGCCGCCTGAAGGTCGTCTTCCCGCCGAACTACAACGTCACGCTCGCCGAGCGCGTGATCCCGGCCGCCGACCTGTCGGAGCAGATCTCGCTCGCAGGCAAGGAGGCGTCGGGCACCGGCAACATGAAGTTCGCCCTCAACGGCGCGCTCACGATCGGCACCGACGACGGCGCGAACGTCGAGATCCGCGAGCTCGTGGGCGACGACAACTTCTTCCTCTTCGGCATGAGCGAGCCCGAGGTCGAGGAGCTCTGGGCGCGGGGTTATCGCCCGGGCGAGTTCGCCCAGGCCGACGACGAACTGCGCCGAGCCCTCGATCTCATCTCGTCTGGCGTCTTCTCGGGCGGCGACCGCTCGACGTTCGAGCCGATCGTCTCGAACCTGCTCTACGACGACCGCTTCATGGTGCTGGCCGACTACACGTCGTACATCGCCGCCCAGGAGCGTGTGGATGCCGCTTACGCCGACCGCGACGCCTGGACGCGATCGGCCATCCTCAACGTCGCCCGGACGGGCTTCTTCTCGTCCGACCGATCCATCCGCGACTACATCGACCGCATCTGGCACGCTCAGCCCGTGCGCTGA
- a CDS encoding DUF4032 domain-containing protein codes for MRSSLSITASSVDPGLLALPWSTTLADWSTPDIVYLPKGISRHLVRFANLSGRVVAIKETTATMARREYEMLGSLQRLDVPCVERVAVIDGRRDENGEELPAALVTAHLKFSLPYRALFTQVLRPDTATRLVDALAVLLVRLHNVGFFWGDVSLSNTLFRRDAGAFAAYLVDAETGELHERALTRGQRMHDLDIARTNIAGEIMDLEAGGRLEGGVDAVAIADGIMSSYHSLWAALTDQETFSANESWRITERVQKLNSLGFDIGEMSIDAAADGTRVSIQPKVVDAGHHQRRLLRLTGLDVEENQARRLLNDLDEFSARVSRLGSNEEMVAHEWLTRVFEPVVLSVPWDLRAKLEPAELFHQVLEHRWYLSQTEGRSVPLAEVLSSYVENVLRHRRDEATVMGPPTETMSVPIVTDAVPVEDDDESTVDWRDLV; via the coding sequence GTGCGCTCCTCGCTCTCGATCACAGCCAGCAGCGTCGATCCGGGCCTGCTCGCCCTGCCCTGGTCCACGACGCTGGCCGACTGGTCGACCCCCGACATCGTGTATCTGCCGAAGGGCATCTCGCGCCACCTGGTGCGCTTCGCGAACCTGTCGGGGCGCGTGGTCGCCATCAAGGAGACGACCGCGACGATGGCGCGTCGCGAGTACGAGATGCTCGGGTCGCTGCAGCGCCTGGATGTGCCGTGCGTCGAGCGGGTCGCCGTGATCGACGGCCGGCGCGACGAGAACGGCGAGGAGCTGCCGGCGGCTCTCGTCACCGCGCACCTGAAGTTCTCGCTCCCCTACCGGGCGCTGTTCACGCAGGTCCTCCGCCCCGACACCGCCACGCGCCTCGTCGACGCCCTCGCGGTGCTGCTCGTGCGCCTGCACAACGTCGGCTTCTTCTGGGGCGACGTGTCGCTGTCGAACACGCTCTTCCGACGGGATGCCGGCGCCTTCGCCGCCTACCTCGTCGACGCCGAGACCGGCGAGCTCCACGAGCGCGCACTGACGCGAGGACAGCGGATGCACGACCTCGACATCGCACGGACGAACATCGCGGGCGAGATCATGGACCTCGAGGCCGGAGGGCGGCTCGAGGGCGGGGTGGATGCCGTGGCCATCGCCGACGGCATCATGTCGTCGTATCACTCGCTGTGGGCGGCGCTGACCGACCAGGAGACGTTCTCGGCCAACGAGTCGTGGCGCATCACCGAGCGTGTGCAGAAGCTCAACTCGCTCGGCTTCGACATCGGCGAGATGTCGATCGACGCCGCAGCCGACGGCACACGCGTGTCGATCCAGCCGAAGGTCGTCGATGCGGGGCACCATCAGCGCCGCCTGCTGCGTCTGACGGGACTGGATGTCGAGGAGAACCAGGCTCGGCGCCTGCTGAACGACCTCGACGAGTTCAGCGCCCGCGTCTCGCGGCTCGGGTCGAACGAGGAGATGGTCGCGCACGAGTGGCTCACCCGCGTGTTCGAGCCGGTCGTGCTCTCCGTGCCGTGGGACCTGCGAGCCAAGCTCGAGCCGGCTGAGCTCTTCCACCAGGTGCTCGAGCACCGGTGGTACCTGTCGCAGACCGAGGGCCGTTCCGTGCCCCTCGCCGAGGTGCTCTCGTCCTACGTCGAGAACGTCCTCCGCCATCGGCGCGACGAGGCGACCGTCATGGGTCCGCCGACCGAGACGATGTCGGTGCCGATCGTCACCGACGCCGTTCCGGTCGAAGACGACGACGAGAGCACCGTCGACTGGCGCGACCTGGTCTGA
- a CDS encoding DsbA family protein, whose translation MSSDDTHDAPESPAVTDRREAVREKALQVHTRQSRARIARRSGLGLLAVGAVATAAVMVTMTVSGATSQPQLQPATSSRDGFVVADVVTGSIATDIEAQAEAPAEPAESTEAAEPAEGLPAPTATAQPPVEIRVYVDYLSAGAREWQLANSQQLTSWVDDGAVTLSYYPVAMLTAKSNGTKYSLRAASAAACVATHSPDAFYAFNNELLTRQPDVDTDGFSDTQLADMALASGVDSTKVIRECIESGSYAAWAKAATERAVAGIPDTDGLSLTGTPMVLVNGKQYIGDLADPAEFSQFVLTTASDAYYRSAPTPTPTPTPAS comes from the coding sequence ATGTCTTCTGACGACACCCACGACGCGCCCGAATCGCCGGCGGTCACCGACCGCCGTGAAGCGGTTCGCGAGAAGGCGCTCCAGGTTCACACGCGCCAGTCCCGGGCCCGCATCGCGCGCCGCTCGGGCCTCGGCCTGCTGGCTGTCGGCGCCGTCGCCACAGCCGCCGTCATGGTGACGATGACGGTCTCGGGCGCGACCAGTCAGCCGCAACTCCAGCCGGCGACCTCGTCGCGCGACGGCTTCGTCGTGGCGGATGTCGTCACGGGATCGATCGCGACCGACATCGAGGCGCAGGCCGAAGCTCCGGCCGAGCCGGCGGAGTCGACCGAAGCCGCTGAACCCGCCGAGGGACTGCCGGCTCCGACGGCGACGGCGCAGCCCCCCGTCGAGATCCGCGTCTACGTCGACTACCTCTCCGCCGGTGCGCGCGAGTGGCAGCTGGCCAACTCGCAGCAGCTGACGTCGTGGGTCGACGACGGCGCCGTCACCCTCAGCTACTACCCGGTCGCCATGCTCACCGCGAAGTCGAACGGCACGAAGTACTCGCTCCGTGCTGCCAGCGCGGCAGCATGCGTCGCGACGCACTCGCCCGACGCGTTCTACGCGTTCAACAACGAACTGCTCACCCGTCAGCCGGACGTCGACACCGACGGCTTCTCGGACACGCAGCTGGCCGACATGGCGCTGGCCTCCGGTGTCGACTCGACCAAGGTGATTCGCGAGTGCATCGAGTCGGGCTCGTACGCAGCGTGGGCCAAAGCCGCCACCGAGCGCGCGGTCGCCGGCATCCCCGACACGGACGGCCTCTCGCTGACCGGCACGCCGATGGTCCTGGTGAACGGCAAGCAGTACATCGGCGACCTGGCCGATCCCGCGGAGTTCTCGCAG